GCGCAGTCTCGAACGAAATGCATGTCGCCACAGCACCAGCAGGGTGATGGTGGTAGGGCGGACTGTGTTTTCGTTGACTGGCTGTCGCTGGAGCTGGAACACGTCGTCGGTGAAGGCTTGTCCCGATCTTGCTTGACCGCGCAGACTGAGCTTACCGGCTTGTGTTCCACCATGGCGGTGTCGTGCTTGAGGTTTTGGAGGCGATGGCATTCGGTGATCAGTGCTTCCAAAGTGCATGCGCCCTCCGCGTTGACCTCGAGCATGGACAGGAGTCTCGTGCGGATGTCGGCATCTCTTGAAGAGCGCAAACCGCAGATGAACAGCAGGCTCTTGAATTGGTCCGCCGTGAGTTTCTTGAGTTCGAAGTCCTCGCAGTGCTTGTTGACGATGCCAGCGTATGTCACGAAGTCGTCCGACTCGCTCTTGGACAGTTGAAAGCACTGGTATCGTTTGCTGAACAGCGAGGCTTGGACACTGAAGAGCTCGGTCAGCTTCTTCACCGTCTCCTTGAACTCGATGTCACGGGGATGCTTCGGGAGCACGAAGTTGACGTACTTGTCGTGCACGGCCACGTTGAGGCTTCTCAGCAGCAACCGGACTTTAGCTGCGTCGTCGAGCTTCGCGCCGTCCTTGAGGAAGAGGTCTTCGTACTTGCGGTACCACCGGTCAAATACGAGACCGTTGTCGGGATCGTAGACGAACTCCCGGATGTTGGACGCCAGCGTTTCAATGATGAATTCCGGACCGTTTGAAGTCCGACTGGAACCGTCTTGCAGGTTGAAGCGCTCCAGCATCTCCATCATCCTCGCGTTCTGGGCCTCCAGCCGCTCGTTCTGCTGCAGAAGTCGCTCGTAGAGCAGGTTACCGTCGGGCTGAATGTTGTCCCCTTCCGGCATTTTTGAGATCCGAAACTCTTCTTcgaggttgaaaattttgagttttcctCGTCGCCAATGTTGTATTTCGTGAGAGCTGATTTATTTGCTTCTTGTTTGTTCGAGTGTCAGAAGTGGAATGATCGCTTGATTGATTGATGGTTGCTTCGATTGCTTGAATGGGTTGCTTCGTTAGTCCAGGGTGTGCAACAGTTATTGGTACTGGTAAAACTGAGTGACAAGCATCCGAGTACAACGTTAAAGTTGAATATAACAAAGGTTTGTTGAAGATTACTTTTAAACgaaataggggaactataccctttctcagcctatttctattatcggcctatcagcactttgaacatgaattgcagctttcataaagtgtttttgactgttccaaagtaataaatagctcaaataaaagttagcaagcaactctccattgttgatacatctgaaaatgttgatttaatagcggaaaacggcaaaagtgatgagaattggtcgaacggcttagtgtgattaaaatgggtatatttcccctaacatATTTTAAGAGATTTTTCCTCGAAACGAGCAATCTTACCCTCCACAGAATGCCTAAGTAGGACGAAACACGTTTTTCTAGGACAAAATGGGATCCAATTGTATGCCCAGATACTTTAAACAATTCACTTTTTCTATAACGGGAccaatgattaaaaaaagtaattttgataaaaaaaattccatattaattacttaaatagttgacaaaaacaaaaaaataaatttgtttacagttgctaaTAAAACCACgcaagtttattttcaaaaaaaaatgttcaaatattattttaaacttcaattctcggattagttttcaaaaagccgtaagagccattggtaaagaaagtcctttttgcatcggtattcgacctacttgcGAAAAACCAacatcaaaaatgcttgagattgttcatctacacgtccttcaagtgcctcatactaaaaataaattaaattttggagaaaaacgaaaatttgtgtcggaggtcacggtggctcttacggctttttgaaaactcacccgagaattatgatgcttcagttaagtacaattaactatagttttgttttaattaattatacATTCTTACAGTTTCATTACaccaagcatttattgtatgtttaagaaaagcttttgcttaaatacaccgttttctttatttttgtaggttaaattaacaggggtccacttttggaaaagttacgaTTTTCGTTATCctatattttagtaaagttccttaaacttacattatttcgccTTACTGAAGTGAAATAATCAGTCAACAAATGATTGGATATTTATAGACAAAAACATGCTTGAAACCTTCAGGGGGTCCAcaataggaaaggggtccactaatggataacgtaccctacaaACAATCCTGACTTTTTCCGCTAcagtcaactggggcgaatcgggacacatggggcgaattgggacagcaattTTAACCATGTAGGAGCACAATATTTCGATTTctttggttggtttcggttagaacagactaaGACCAGCAAagtgtgtacatccatttccaaatttaaaaccattaaatgctctaaaaactgctgtccatattcagactgtagtcccgattcgccccagatgacggtatcttCACAGTGTTTTGCTACCTCGTTTGATTTTCCATTGTGATATGGAAATTGCGGTTTAAAACAATCGTATTAATCAAACACATACTTAGATGCTGGtcgaaaaaactaactttttttcgttttaagtTTCATCTACTTgttcaaaattgagaaaaaaaaaagtggaaattaCAGACTACAGACCAACTTGATTGCATGGATAGTACTGCAGCAAATGCATGTTGGATGATTCGGAATATGCCATACAGTGCTGCGTCGAACGAGCTTGACAGATCAGCAGGAAGTGTTCCTTGAATAAAGCTAGAAACAAACGCGAACTTAAAGGTCTTTGTTTCGGGAAACTCAAAAGAAAAAATTGTTACGTGAGTTTGGTGTCGGCTTTGGATAAAGGTGAAAGATTCGCCCATCGAACCGAGCGAACACGATCGCGCTCGAGCTGCGACTACCGAAAAATTGAGAGGTGAGCACTCGAAACAAAGAAGAGATCAAGAGAACGCTGTTAGACATTGGAGGCAGCAAGAAACTGGCGTAGCGAATCGAGCGATTGGTGACCCGTGAGCACACCAGCTGCAGTCTGATCAATTATTTGATGACATCCTTCGCAGTGCAAGAAAATGATAGGATGCAATCTCCTCTAAGTACAGGAAATTGAGGTACAACCAGTCGAGGGAGTTTAGTTCGGCAAGGAATCGAACCATAATTTGAATAGGTGTGGATGTTATAATCCGCGGACCATGGAAGCCTTTAAAAAGGGAATGTTGAGCAGTTTTAAAAAGACGGAATCAATCACAAGAAAACGCTAAAAGGATTCGCTTCAGACACCGCCAACAACTGATGGGCTAGAGCAACTCTGTAATGCCTGTATCGAAAAAGACTGCCCCGATCTCAAAGTTGTTATGAGTTCGTATTACTGCCTTTGTGCGCAAGTTACGCTTGTAGGAAAATCCTCGCAAATCTGCTCCAAATCACCTACAGCTACATCGATAATAGTCCTAAAAAGGCCATGGAGTTCAAACTCATTCAGGAGAGTGTTGAACTCAAACCTGTGCGGATACCCGAACCCGGACACCCGAAGCGCTTTCTAGCTGCGATACCAAGAGTTGCGCACTCTGTTCAAGTTTCCAGCTCGTGTGGACAAAGTGTTTGTTCAGCGTGTTTTCTTGATCCTACATTCGTCAGGCTGCGTGAAGAAAGTTTTCTCTCAATACAACAACAATAAAACCAAATTACACCACCTTATCATAGAAACGATGCAGGTCATCCTCAAAGCAAACTGTGTGAAAGATCAGGATGATTGTTCTATAACCAAGAACCAGGTCAATCAGCGCTTTACAATAAGCATGTACAAACATCACAGTTCCTCCAACTAGTATTACATcttatctgcggtgtcaatccaATTTTGTTGCACCTTTCGTTTAGGCACTTTAAGTTCCCGTCCGTGTTTGGGAAGTGGTGTTTTATTTTATCTGGAGCATatgcaacaaaaattacttatttttaagagctttttgcattttttgctagTACTCATGTCTACGCTAGTACTCATGTCTTTTTCGTAGGACGACGCTGAATTCTCTTCACCTGTCGTGATGCTTTGCGAGGATAACACATACTTTTGTATCGCTCGAGATTTATAACAGACTGATCGAAACCCTTTACCGAACATGGGATCTGTTGTCCCCAAcgatagcaaatttgtatggttatTGCCTGTCAAGCCGGTCGTGATGGAGCAAGGAAGGCAACCAAGAAGCTCATACGCTTTTAAACGATTTGAATGTTACATCTAGTGCTGCCGCTGCTTCCGAGTGCGTAAATGTTATAAGAAGTTGTATCATTTCTGCGTTGAAGAATTCCAAGAATGCATCCTTCGGCGGACGTATCTACGCAGAATAGAGGTTGTTTTAGCTCCATAGCATGGTTACGATATTTTTCAATAGAGGCTGTTCTGCATTGGCTTCGTTGTCAAATTCTTCTGGATCAAAAGGCAGAGGTTCgtcaatttcattttcaatctCGTACTCAATATACACTCAACGACTTGTCACACGTACCACTCAGTTATTTGAAATCAAATCTAGTTTTGCGGTCATAGAACATTTCAGATCTACCGACGATCAATTGGCTGCTGTGGTGACAAAGTACTTCTCCAAAAAATCAATAGTCTTTTCCAGGTTCTTATCAATCTTGTTCCACAATCGATCCGGATTAGTGCTTTTAGCCTCCAGATAGCAATCATACTCTGTTAACACCGTAATCGcagagcgaacaatttatttcccaaaaatatatattcataAACATTCCCTCCTAGAGTTACAGCAATTGTATTCCAACGCCGTTATCGCCGCTGTCGCTAGAACTGATAACACGCACAAACACCCAGCCTCATTTGCTGCGCTCCAAGATTAGCCTCAATTTTCAAAGCCATGCTAAAATGCACTCAACCAACAAAAAGAAGAACACTCTGAATTCTTGCTTCAAGAACGAAGGAAACATGTTATGCGGGGCATGAATCACTAGCTTTGGTGCCCTCCCTTACCCCTCTCCCCTCCCCCTACTTACGGCAATAACGTTAACAAAGGTGGTCTTCCCGGAGTACTGCAGCCCGACCAGGGTCAGTTCCATTTCCTCCTTCCAGAACAGGCTCTTGAACCAGTCCAGGATCCGGTTGATGAGGGCCAACATTCTGCCGCGCTCTGTTTCTCCTAGCGCAGGTTCCCAAGGCAAATCGACGAAAAAGAGGGGTCCTTTTTTTCCGCACAGACTCCTCCCAGGTAAAAAAGAagtcaaaaattgaaaagctcGTTTTTTGTTTACGCCAAGCAAATCGAACGAAGCCACTTGGCCCCGTAACTGCAAGCCGACGCGAACGAAGCTGGGCCCCACGGAAAATACGGGATCGAGCCGGAGAAAGGTggtgaaaaatagaaattactGCAACCAGACTGCGTTTTTCGTGACTTTTTTTCCTCCCCAGCTCAGACTACGACGGCGATCAGCACTTTTTTCTCTTCCTCCCTGACACTATCACTTTTCTTTGCGGACACTGACAGCGACGTTGACGTTTGTAGGGAATGTGTAGTTGTGTGCGTGAGATCAAAAGCTGGCAGTAGAACAGTTGGAAAATTCGAACAGTTTTTGATAGCCGAGGGGTGCAgcaattaaaatatatttataggatttttgcatctaaaattggggaatttttaaataaacatatccagagttttttttttaaaggaccaataaactattgtctttcaaatgtttataggacctaataaaaacaaactctagatattcaaaaattctaaaatttataaactcaatattattccaaaaatcaaaaaaaaaaaataaaaaataataatttaagaatttaggaatttaagaatttaagaatttaagaatttaagaatttaagaatttaagaatttaagaatttaagaatttaagaatttaagaatttaagaatttaagaatttaagaatttaagaatttaagaatttaagagtttaagaatttaagaatttaagaatttaagaattaaagaattaaagaattaaagaatttaagaatttaagaacttaagaatttaagaatttaagaatttaagaatttaagaatttaagaatttaagaatttaagaatttaagaatttaagaatttaagaatttaagaatttaagaatttaagaatttaagaatttaagaatttaagaatttaagaatttaagaatttaagaatttaagaatttaagaatttaagaatttaagaatttaagaatttaagaatttaagaatttaagaatttaagaatttaagaatttaagaatttaagaatttaagaatttaagaatttaagaatttaagaatttaagaatttaagaatttaagaatttaagaatttaagaatttaagaatttaagaatttaagaatttaagaatttaagaatttaagaatttaagaatttaagaatttaagaatttaagaatttaagaatttaagaatttaagaatttaagaatttaagaatttaagaatttaagaatttaagaatttaagaatttaagaatttaagaatttaagaatttaagaatttaagaatttaagaatttaagaatttaagaatttaagaatttaagaatttaagaatttaagaatttaagaatttaagaatttaagaatttaagaatttaagaatttaagaatttaagaatttaagaatttaagaatttaagaatttaagaatttaagaatttaagaatttaagaatttaagaatttaagaatttaagaatttaagaatttaagaatttaagaatttaagaattaaagaatttaagaatttaagaatttaagaatttaagaatttaagaatttaagaatttaagaatttaagaatttaagaatttaagaatttaagaatttaagaatttaagaatttaagaatttaagaatttgagaatttaagaatttaagaatttaagaatttaagaatttaagaatttaagaatttaagaatttaagaatttaagaatttaagaatttaagaatttaagaatttaagaatttaagaatttaagaatttaagaatttaagaatttaagaattcaagaaaaataattaaacatttgtatccaatttgtaccagccttattaaataatttccaaatttcctgacatcctaatttcctagtttccgaatatcctaatttccttatttcctaatttccatatttccaaatttcctaatttcttaacttcctatcttcctaacttcctaaactcctaatttcctagttccctaatttcctaatttcctgatttcctaatttcctaaattcttaacttcctaatttcctacacacaaaaaaatattatggtaatgacaaaagtaacttacttttgaattaataagtggttaaaatttgctacattaaaagtttttttcttgttttgaaaatgaaaacttttactgctacagtttttgaaaatctcattgctaacttatttaaaagttttaacttttaattcgactgtataatttctttcattttgtcgttCTCGTGAAACCGTGTAATACgtctaagtccaaaatgtaaacaaacgtttaggtAATTCCGGTGGTTAGTGAGTGATGGTCCACGACGTCAATCAAAACAGAACGCGTCCGCAGCCAGGACTTGGACGCGGATACCTTCGAAGTAGGATGGTGCGGAACAAGGTTAGGGGATTAggggaaagttggttttcaaaaggatgaggccagcttcctgccggATCTGCAGCGAAGGATGTGTACCCATCACGACCGAAatgggtaagaaggaagcttgggtgtttggtggcgtttgtgtttgattttgttagtttttgtaGGACGCCGTTTATGCGGATGTGAATTTGCACGGGTTGTATtcgataaagttaattttaacggtgaggagaaggattcgacggaagagggaaacgacgagaagcgatcgttggtggtcagcgcggatgttgcactcggtgccggcgatttacgaccatcagcagcattatgtgccgGAAGTGATGACGGAACAGTGTGGGATGTCCTGAGGGTCCGCAGTCCATTTCTCGGTGCGGGACATGTTTGACGAGTATTACATGAACATCCGAAAGAACAGTTTGCACCAGTTCTGGAAGAACCGTCTGTACGAAAGCCGCAGGTCCTGAAGCTGTCGTACTCGGATTACTTCCAGAGGTTGGAGCGAGATCCGACGAACCTGATCAAGAACATCTGCctggaataccgaagaagtcaccggtgagtattgagaatgtgtttaGTGTCTAgctaatttaatttact
This is a stretch of genomic DNA from Culex pipiens pallens isolate TS chromosome 1, TS_CPP_V2, whole genome shotgun sequence. It encodes these proteins:
- the LOC120422028 gene encoding uncharacterized protein LOC120422028, yielding MRPASCRICSEGCVPITTEMGRRLCGCEFARVVFDKVNFNGEEKDSTEEGNDEKRSLVVSADVALGAGDLRPSAALCAGSDDGTVWDVLRVRSPFLGAGHV